CAATTGCTGTGTCATTTTTGTTTCTGTGCGAAGTAAGTCggcttttttatattaaacatcAAATTACTGCTGCTAAAGACTAGGAAATATGGCTACCGAACGCTACAGCTTTTCGTTGACCACGTTCAGGTGAGATAATAGTGATAACCGATGAGGAGCAACTCAAATGGAACTTAACCTGCCGCCATGACTGGGCAATAACTACAACTCTACTCATTTTGCAGTCCTTCCGGAAAGCTCGTCCAACTGGAGTATGCATTGGCGGCCGTATCCGGCGGAGCTCCCTCCGTGGGCATCATGGGTGAGTTTCGCCAGAAATCTGCCGTGTGCATTCAATATAAAGCCTCATTCGTATGCAGCTTCCAACGGCGTCGTCATTGCCACAGAGAACAAACACAAGTCTCCGCTTTATGAGGAGCACAGTGTGCACCGCGTGGAGATGATCTACAAGCACATCGGCATGGTCTACTCGGGAATGGGTCCGGACTACCGCCTGCTGGTCAAGCAGGCCCGCAAGATCGCCCAGACGTACTACCTGACCTACAAAGAGCCGATTCCAGTGTCGCAGCTGGTGCAGCGCGTGGCCACTCTCATGCAGGAGTACACCCAGTCTGGGTAAGTGTGGGATCCTTCCTTTAAATTGCGTTGCAT
This genomic window from Drosophila gunungcola strain Sukarami chromosome 3R, Dgunungcola_SK_2, whole genome shotgun sequence contains:
- the LOC128252332 gene encoding proteasome subunit alpha type-2; its protein translation is MATERYSFSLTTFSPSGKLVQLEYALAAVSGGAPSVGIMASNGVVIATENKHKSPLYEEHSVHRVEMIYKHIGMVYSGMGPDYRLLVKQARKIAQTYYLTYKEPIPVSQLVQRVATLMQEYTQSGGVRPFGVSLLICGWDNGRPYLYQSDPSGAYFAWKATAMGKNAVNGKTFLEKRYSEDLELDDAVHTAILTLKEGFEGKMTADNIEIGICDQNGFQRLDPASIKDYLASIP